A single window of Flavobacteriales bacterium DNA harbors:
- a CDS encoding DUF4231 domain-containing protein, translated as MSDTSTQKKDHALEFAWVQYRTFAGTARDIKSTIDKWRKRVFIFTLAGALFAVLGQNASTFGLEPVSRALSALSGLLLSLAAYAGAQVLTDEREKTWIRTRAAAESFKSEAYLYLFKAGPYAGGNARETLFTRVEELLNTTSDIQTIPADADATKDMPEGLTFEGYIEKRCTGQVNGYYLPKAKSYDLINKRAKNLSFAMGFVSIVLGSAGAFSMEEYTTVWVAFIASLTASVAAYVSANRYQYLVVSYQSTAKKLLMLTARFSRYEQPTGEQQGTFVAECESLLSLENGAWLAELSQPKTTSERLPEPEVEQVG; from the coding sequence ATGAGCGACACATCCACACAAAAAAAAGACCACGCACTTGAATTCGCCTGGGTACAATACCGGACATTCGCAGGCACGGCGCGCGACATCAAAAGCACCATCGACAAGTGGCGCAAACGCGTGTTCATCTTTACCCTTGCCGGTGCTCTTTTTGCCGTGCTGGGACAAAATGCAAGTACGTTCGGTCTTGAACCCGTATCGCGTGCCCTTTCCGCACTGAGCGGACTCTTACTTAGTTTGGCAGCCTATGCAGGAGCACAGGTACTGACAGACGAAAGGGAGAAAACCTGGATTCGTACCCGGGCAGCAGCGGAATCATTTAAGTCGGAGGCTTACCTCTACCTGTTCAAAGCAGGTCCGTATGCGGGAGGAAATGCAAGGGAAACGCTTTTCACTCGGGTGGAAGAATTGCTGAATACCACCTCTGACATCCAAACCATTCCAGCTGATGCCGATGCAACGAAAGATATGCCGGAAGGATTGACCTTCGAAGGTTACATTGAAAAAAGGTGCACAGGGCAGGTGAACGGGTATTACCTGCCTAAAGCCAAATCGTACGATCTAATCAACAAACGGGCAAAGAACCTCAGCTTCGCCATGGGATTTGTAAGCATCGTGCTCGGCAGCGCCGGGGCCTTCAGCATGGAAGAATACACAACGGTGTGGGTGGCATTCATCGCTTCACTCACCGCTTCGGTTGCCGCATACGTCAGTGCAAACCGCTATCAATACCTGGTGGTGTCCTATCAATCCACCGCCAAGAAACTGCTCATGCTTACAGCCAGGTTCTCCCGGTATGAACAACCTACAGGTGAACAACAAGGAACCTTCGTTGCCGAATGCGAATCACTGCTTTCACTTGAAAACGGCGCCTGGCTGGCAGAGCTCTCACAACCCAAGACAACGTCGGAGCGTTTGCCTGAACCTGAAGTTGAACAGGTGGGGTGA
- a CDS encoding T9SS type A sorting domain-containing protein gives MWSTQSKNSITAHRDSRNCLTSSCQAPPLADFVANTTVLSTGGAVDFTDLSFGNPTSWSWNFGNGGTPNTSSVKNPSGIVFNTPGTYTVTMIATNANGSDTATKVNYIKVNANKGCDTLNFGFYTGADLPKWTLQNYYVSGGAVGENGWVNGVNQYKDKAKAQYFPSVAPNTHIMGAWLHISLAQTDEPNKTIAVKVWDEMNGNPNNEIASVDVSMQQVMDNVDGNYFTQVLFNPPIPVPDSGRFFMGVDFSNLNWASDKDTFNIISNKDKETTPSMVWQLDSSGTWVRYNTGSAWALDLSLGIFPFMSENPPTLVTTHTDECESNCNGTATVDVNGGTSPYTYKWYDANGNVVGTNKTLIDMCSGDYVVFVTQQTGCTGGYEWETISSASNTVSVTTSKTNILCGGECNGQVSAIGDNGTPPYTYEWLSVGTGQSMDSLCPGSYTVKVTDANGCSQTKLETVTEPAPLVVVATAQSKDVAGACNGTATGSAVDGTPPYVYLWDDANSQTSATATGLCTGTYNFCVTDANGCMVCDTAYVDLGVGLSQLDGTGIALYPNPARDMFTVQLSLSAQTAVTVRVMNAIGQEVYAEQLETQSSKLDVDMSSRPDGVYLVVVDAGDVRHIQRLVISRQ, from the coding sequence GTGTGGTCCACACAATCCAAGAACTCCATCACCGCGCATCGCGACAGCCGCAATTGCCTGACATCTTCCTGCCAGGCGCCGCCGCTGGCCGACTTTGTGGCCAATACCACGGTTCTTTCAACTGGAGGCGCTGTGGATTTCACCGATCTGTCGTTCGGTAACCCCACATCATGGTCATGGAATTTCGGCAATGGAGGCACACCCAACACTTCAAGTGTGAAAAATCCGTCGGGGATCGTATTCAATACGCCGGGTACATACACGGTTACCATGATTGCCACCAATGCCAACGGTTCGGATACCGCCACCAAGGTGAACTATATCAAGGTGAATGCAAACAAAGGTTGCGATACCCTGAATTTCGGGTTTTACACCGGCGCCGATCTGCCGAAATGGACCTTGCAGAACTACTACGTTTCCGGTGGTGCGGTTGGTGAGAACGGATGGGTGAACGGAGTCAACCAGTACAAAGACAAAGCCAAAGCCCAATACTTCCCCAGTGTGGCGCCCAACACCCACATCATGGGAGCTTGGCTGCACATCAGCCTGGCGCAAACCGACGAGCCCAACAAGACCATCGCGGTGAAAGTATGGGATGAAATGAATGGAAATCCCAACAACGAAATCGCTTCCGTGGATGTTTCCATGCAGCAGGTGATGGACAACGTGGATGGAAACTATTTCACCCAGGTGCTGTTCAATCCGCCCATCCCTGTACCCGATTCGGGCAGGTTCTTCATGGGGGTTGATTTCTCCAACCTGAACTGGGCTTCCGACAAGGATACCTTCAACATCATCAGCAACAAGGACAAAGAAACCACGCCTTCCATGGTATGGCAACTGGATTCTTCCGGCACATGGGTCCGTTACAACACGGGCAGTGCATGGGCGCTGGATCTCTCACTGGGTATCTTCCCCTTCATGAGCGAAAACCCGCCCACGCTGGTGACCACGCACACCGATGAATGCGAAAGCAACTGCAACGGTACCGCTACGGTTGACGTGAACGGTGGCACCTCTCCTTACACATACAAATGGTATGACGCCAACGGCAACGTAGTCGGCACCAACAAAACCCTGATAGATATGTGCTCAGGAGATTACGTGGTGTTTGTGACCCAACAGACCGGTTGCACCGGCGGATATGAGTGGGAAACGATCAGCTCTGCCAGCAATACGGTGTCGGTGACAACCAGCAAAACCAATATCCTCTGTGGTGGTGAATGCAATGGACAGGTCAGCGCGATCGGAGACAACGGAACGCCTCCCTATACCTATGAATGGCTTTCTGTCGGTACCGGTCAGTCAATGGATTCCCTCTGCCCAGGCTCATACACCGTAAAGGTGACCGATGCCAACGGTTGTTCCCAAACCAAATTGGAAACCGTAACTGAACCCGCACCGTTGGTGGTGGTTGCCACTGCACAGTCCAAAGACGTGGCCGGAGCCTGCAATGGTACAGCCACCGGATCGGCTGTTGATGGCACCCCTCCCTATGTGTATCTGTGGGATGATGCCAACAGCCAGACTTCCGCTACGGCCACCGGTCTTTGTACCGGAACGTACAATTTCTGCGTGACGGATGCCAATGGTTGCATGGTTTGCGACACCGCTTACGTAGATCTGGGTGTTGGACTCTCACAGCTGGACGGAACAGGTATCGCCCTGTACCCGAACCCGGCTCGCGACATGTTTACGGTGCAACTCAGCCTGTCTGCGCAAACCGCAGTAACCGTTCGCGTGATGAATGCGATCGGACAGGAAGTGTATGCCGAACAGCTCGAAACCCAATCTTCCAAGCTGGATGTAGACATGTCATCACGCCCCGACGGCGTTTACCTCGTTGTGGTGGATGCCGGTGACGTGCGCCACATTCAACGCCTGGTGATCTCGCGGCAGTAG
- a CDS encoding peroxiredoxin, whose protein sequence is MATIRLGDTAPDFTAQSTEGTINFHEWIGDNWAILFSHPADYTPVCTTELGTVAKYKQEFDKRNVKVVALSVDGLASHEGWVNDINETQQTVVNFPIIADEDRKVSELYDMIHPNANDKLTVRSVYVIGPDKKVKLMITYPASTGRNFDELLRVIDSLQLTAYHKVATPANWKNGDDCVVVPAVATADIPALFPKGFTEVKPYLRITPQPNLN, encoded by the coding sequence CATCCGCCTGGGCGATACAGCCCCCGATTTTACAGCCCAATCCACCGAAGGCACCATCAATTTCCACGAATGGATCGGTGACAACTGGGCCATCCTGTTCTCACACCCCGCCGACTATACACCCGTGTGCACCACCGAACTGGGCACCGTGGCCAAATACAAACAGGAGTTCGACAAACGCAATGTGAAGGTGGTGGCCCTGAGCGTAGACGGCCTCGCATCTCACGAGGGTTGGGTTAACGACATCAACGAAACCCAGCAAACCGTTGTGAACTTCCCCATCATCGCCGATGAAGACCGCAAAGTGTCGGAACTCTACGACATGATTCACCCGAACGCCAACGACAAACTCACCGTGCGCTCCGTGTACGTGATCGGTCCCGACAAGAAAGTGAAGCTGATGATCACCTATCCCGCTTCCACCGGTCGCAACTTCGATGAGCTGTTGCGCGTGATCGACTCACTCCAGCTGACTGCCTACCACAAAGTGGCTACACCCGCTAACTGGAAAAACGGCGACGACTGCGTGGTGGTGCCAGCCGTGGCAACCGCCGATATCCCCGCCCTGTTCCCGAAAGGATTCACCGAAGTGAAACCTTACCTGCGCATTACGCCGCAACCGAATTTGAATTGA